A region of the Nitrospirota bacterium genome:
GGATGGCAATTACAGTAATACAATGGGGAAAGATTTACCCAAAAATCAGGCTAAGATTGATTTTATCCCCGATATATCAGGATAAAAATCTGGTATATGGATTGCTAATTTTTAATATATGAGGTTTATATTCGCATATAAAAGCAGTTCATTCGGAAAAGTTGAAAAGGGGGCAGGGTTTACCCTCATTGAGACGATCATCATTATTGCAATCATAGGTATTATTGCCGCAGTTGTGGCCCTGAGGACAACCTCTTTCAAGCTGGAGGGTGCAGCAAGAAAGGTAGCAGCGGATATAAGATATGCCCAGAAACTCGCAATATCAACTCAGACAAGGTGCGGTATAGTTTTTAGTGGAACAGGTTATACGGTATTTGAAAATGGAAATGTAGCAGACCCTGCACGGAGCCCTGGAGATGCATGCTCTGACGACGGAGCTGGTAATTTTGTGGTAGATTTTAATGCTTCTCGGTGCAGCAATTATAATGGAGTTAGTGTCTCTGCAATCACTATTGCCTTTAATTCTATAGGCACACCAGTGGACCCTGCTACAGGAAATCCTGTTGTCACCCAGACTGTAACAGTCACCTATAATGGCAGTAAGCCAATAACCATAGAAGCAGGCACAGGAAGGGTAAGCTATTAAATGAAAGTTCAAGGTTCAAAGTTCAAGGTTCAAAGTTATTTTAAAAAACTGTCTACTAATAAAAAAGGTTTTACACTGATAGAGCTTCTGCTCATAATTATTATAGTTGCGATTGCACTTCCAACCCTCCTCTGGGTTTTAGGTCAGGGTGCAAGGCAAGGAGTTGACGCTGAGCTAAGGGTTATTGCCGCTAACCTTGCGCAGGGCTTGATGGAGGAGATAAAGTCAAAGAGATGGGATGAGAATTCTCCAATACCACCTGGCGTATATTCTGCCATTGGCCCGGATGGGGAGGCAAGGACAGCATGTACTGGAACTCCATCGACTTTTGATGATGTTGATGACTATAATGGCTACTCTGAAACATGCCCATGGGGAGGGGTAAGCTATACACGAGATGTCCAGGTCTGTTATGTAAATACAGCAGATTTAAATGCCTGCGTGGCAGGGCCAAGTGATTATAAGCGCATCCGGGTAACTGTCTCAAACACAACGATTGGCTCTGTTGAGCTTGTGACTGTGGTGACAAATTACTGAAAATGAAAGTTGAAAGTTTAAAGTTAAAAGTTAAAAGTTGCTTAGAAAAACTGTTCACTGTTCACTGTTCACTGTTCACTAATAAAAAGGGTTTTACCCTGATAGAGGCCATTATTGTAATCACCATTATAGGTATCATTGCCGGAGTTACAGCAATGGTCATTACAGAAGGGACAAAGGGCTACATCTTCTCTGAAAGCCGTAACGAGGCCCTTGACCAGGCAAGGATTGCAATGGAAAGGATGACGAGGGAGATAAGGAATACGAGGGATAATCAGAGTATTTGCAATGCAACTGCAACAAATATTGATTTTTATGGATTCACAGATGATACAGCCAACCCTGTTAAACGCATAGAATTTACTCTATCTGGAACAACTAACATTCAGCGGAGAGAAAATGCAGGGACATGGTATAACCTCGCTTCAGGCAATCCAATTACTCTGACACTTACATATTATGATGCAAGTGGGAACATACTTCCTGCACCTACAGTGGGTTGCACAACCACGACCAATATTAAACGAATAAGGATAGCTATAACAGTTACCACTACCACCTCTGGCCAAAGCGTTACACTTCAGTCAGAGGTCTATCCGAGGAACCTGTGATGAAATTTATTAAGAATAAATCCGGTGTCTCAATTATTGCCACTGTCCTTGCGCTTTTAATGCTCTCTTTATTCGCAGCAGTTATTGTCACACTGATTACAACAGGAAGCGGTGTGAGTGTGCAGGAAGTGCAGGGAATGCAGGCCTTCAGCATTGCAGAAGGAGGACTGGAAAGGGCATTAGGAGGTTTTAAGTGGACTGGGACTGCCTGTGCCTTGCTTACATACAACAATATCCCCTTAGGGCTGGGAAGCTTTAGTACCACCGGAACCTTATACAATCCCTCACCTTCGACTACCTTAACTGCAAATATTTTTATTGGTACTCTTACTATCCCAGCAGTATCCACTGCAGGTTATGCCCCTTACGGAAGAATCAGAATTGACTCTGAGGAAATCGATTATTCTTATATATCAGGAAATAACTTTATTGTGGCAAAAAGGGGCGCAAATGGGACTATTGAGGCCAATCATTCATTTGGCGCATCAGTGATTCAAAACCAGTGTCTTATCCGTTCC
Encoded here:
- a CDS encoding prepilin-type N-terminal cleavage/methylation domain-containing protein — translated: MRFIFAYKSSSFGKVEKGAGFTLIETIIIIAIIGIIAAVVALRTTSFKLEGAARKVAADIRYAQKLAISTQTRCGIVFSGTGYTVFENGNVADPARSPGDACSDDGAGNFVVDFNASRCSNYNGVSVSAITIAFNSIGTPVDPATGNPVVTQTVTVTYNGSKPITIEAGTGRVSY
- a CDS encoding prepilin-type N-terminal cleavage/methylation domain-containing protein, whose product is MKVQGSKFKVQSYFKKLSTNKKGFTLIELLLIIIIVAIALPTLLWVLGQGARQGVDAELRVIAANLAQGLMEEIKSKRWDENSPIPPGVYSAIGPDGEARTACTGTPSTFDDVDDYNGYSETCPWGGVSYTRDVQVCYVNTADLNACVAGPSDYKRIRVTVSNTTIGSVELVTVVTNY
- a CDS encoding prepilin-type N-terminal cleavage/methylation domain-containing protein — its product is MKVESLKLKVKSCLEKLFTVHCSLFTNKKGFTLIEAIIVITIIGIIAGVTAMVITEGTKGYIFSESRNEALDQARIAMERMTREIRNTRDNQSICNATATNIDFYGFTDDTANPVKRIEFTLSGTTNIQRRENAGTWYNLASGNPITLTLTYYDASGNILPAPTVGCTTTTNIKRIRIAITVTTTTSGQSVTLQSEVYPRNL